A window of Gadus chalcogrammus isolate NIFS_2021 chromosome 16, NIFS_Gcha_1.0, whole genome shotgun sequence contains these coding sequences:
- the vps26b gene encoding vacuolar protein sorting-associated protein 26B — translation MSFFSFGQSAEIDVVLNDAETRKKAEHKTEDGKKDKYFLFYDGETVSGKVNVTLKNPGKRLEHQGIKIEFVGQIELYYDRGNHHEFVSLVKDLARPGEITQSQTFDFEFTHVEKPYESYTGQNVKLRYFLRATVSRRMNDISKEMDIVVHTLSTYPELNSSIKMEVGIEDCLHIEFEYNKSKYHLKDVIVGKIYFLLVRIKIKHMEIDIIKRETTGTGPSVYHENDTIAKYEIMDGAPVRGESIPIRLFLAGYEMTPTMRDINKKFSVRYYLNLVLIDEEERRYFKQQEITLWRKGDVVRKSMSQQAVIGAQRFEGSAASESALEQAAREESG, via the exons ATGAGTTTCTTTAGTTTTGGTCAAAGTGCAGAAATCGATGTGGTGTTGAATGACGCCGAGACGAGGAAGAAGGCTGAACACAAGACAGAAGATGGGAAGAAGGACAAGTACTTTCTGTTCTACGATGGGGAGACGGTGAGTGGGAAGGTGAACGTCACTCTGAAGAACCCCGGGAAGAGGCTGGAGCACCAGGGGATCAAGATCGAGTTTGTGGGccagatag AGCTGTACTACGACAGAGGGAACCATCATGAGTTTGTGTCTCTGGTCAAAGACTTGGCCAGACCCGGCGAGATCACCCAGTCCCAGACCTTTGACTTTGAGTTCACTCATGTTGAGAAGCCATACGAGTCCTACACCGGCCAGAACGTCAAGCTCAG GTACTTCCTACGAGCGACGGTCAGCAGAAGAATGAACGACATCAGTAAAGAGATGGACATCGTGGTCCACACTCTGAGCACCTACCCAGAGCTAAACTCGTCTATTAAGATGGAAGTGGGGATTGAAGACTGCCTCCACATTGAATTTGAGTACAACAAATCCAA GTATCATCTGAAAGATGTGATCGTGGGGAAGATCTACTTCCTACTGGTGAGGATCAAGATCAAGCATATGGAGATAGACATTATAAAGCGCGAGACCACTGGCACAGGACCGAGCGTGTACCACGAAAACGACACCATCGCCAAGTACGAGATCATGGACGGGGCGCCAGTAAGAG GGGAGTCCATCCCAATCCGGTTGTTTCTGGCCGGCTACGAGATGACACCGACCATGAGAGACATCAACAAGAAGTTCTCGGTGCGCTACTACCTGAACCTGGTTCTGATcgacgaggaggagaggcgcTACTTCAAACAGCAG GAGATCACGCTGTGGAGGAAGGGCGACGTGGTGAGGAAGAGCATGTCCCAGCAGGCCGTCATCGGGGCCCAGAGGTTCGAGGGCTCGGCCGCGTCCGAGAGCGCACTGGAGCAGGCGGCGAGGGAGGAGAGcggctag
- the jam3a gene encoding junctional adhesion molecule 3B: MCKCCDRYMESYKMAIARIIAFILFCSSICHVPSLAVILRTTDKIVWANEFEPIELTCLIESISTNNPRIEWKKIKNGIPSYVYFQNRISGDLEHRAQLREPANILIFNATRTDTAEYRCEVAAIDDQRHFDEILINLAVRVRPVVPRCSVPDAVTVGTSSELRCLENEGFPAAQYRWFHNNEELPLDPKTSPRLINSSYTINQDTGSLKFRRVKKDDAGEYYCQAKNDAGHAQCPPQKMEVYDIDIVGIFLKSLAAFVAFICITVGICHAHKHGCFSSKDHSDNNYKTPGHEHGVVYGDPDEGHFRHKSSFVI, from the exons atgtgcaaGTGTTGTGACCGATACATGGAAAGCTACAAGATGGCGATAGCGCGAATCATCGCTTTCATTCTCTTCTGTTCGAGCATAT GCCACGTGCCATCTCTCGCTGTTATTCTCCGGACGACAGACAAGATTGTGTGGGCAAATGAGTTTGAGC CCATTGAGCTGACCTGCTTAATAGAATCCATCTCCACCAACAATCCCCGGATCGAATGGAAGAAGATCAAGAACGGCATTCCCAGTTATGTGTACTTCCAGAATCGGATATCTG gcgacTTGGAGCACAGGGCACAGCTCAGAGAACCGGCAAACATCCTGATCTTCAACGCCACCCGCACCGACACCGCCGAGTACCGCTGCGAGGTGGCGGCCATCGACGACCAGAGACACTTTGACGAGATCCTCATCAACCTCGCCGTGAGAG TGAGGCCGGTGGTGCCGCGCTGCAGCGTCCCGGACGCCGTCACCGTGGGAACGTCCTCGGAGCTGCGCTGCCTGGAGAATGAGGGCTTCCCCGCCGCGCAGTACCGCTGGTTCCACAACAACGAGGAGCTGCCCCTGGACCCCAAGACCAGCCCCCGGCTCATCAACTCCTCCTACACCATCAACCAGGACACCGGCAGCTTG AAATTCCGTCGGGTGAAGAAGGACGATGCGGGAGAATACTACTGCCAGGCCAAGAACGACGCTGGCCACGCCCAGTGCCCCCCGCAGAAGATGGAAGTCT ATGATATTGACATCGTTGGGATATTCCTGAAGTCATTGGCTGCATTTGTTGCGTTCATCTGTATAACTGTTGGCATTTGTCATGCCCACAAACATGGATGTTTCTCCAGCAAAGATCACAGTGATAATAA CTACAAAACACCCGGCCACGAGCATGGGGTGGTTTACGGCGATCCAGACGAG GGACATTTTCGACACAAGTCGTCATTCGTCATATGA